A single Streptomyces sp. Edi2 DNA region contains:
- a CDS encoding MFS transporter codes for MSGLLRRHRDFRLLWCGETAGKFGAAVTTVAMPLVAVSTLHASTFAVGLLSACGWLPWLLIGLPVGVWVDRTRRRPLMLGAAGLSLVLFAAVPVLAGYGGLSLGLLIAVALLAGAAAVVFQTAYSAYLPGLLAPADQAEGNAKLHGSASAAQIAGQGAGGLIVQLAGAVHALSAQAATFLVSLLCLLRIRHREPRPDPRDRAPRTLVADIAEGLRLVTGDVWFRTLTLFGAASNLALMGYQSIAAVFLVREVGLPPGAVGGLLALAGTGGIAGAFLARRAAERFGTARAMLLCELGLSGTALLIPLAAHGAGALLYVAGSFGVCAGAVGGNTLKAGFQQRYCPPALLGRLIAGSSFLNYGTLPLGALLGGALGSALGLRTAMWIMTAGVPLAALILLFSPVGAVRDLPVRRTGDEGREGHREGHGEERLAECQEERREECRSEHRAEHQEEPGERGPDPEGRDGAAARR; via the coding sequence GTGAGCGGACTGCTGCGCCGCCATCGTGACTTCCGGCTGTTGTGGTGCGGCGAGACGGCGGGGAAGTTCGGGGCGGCGGTCACCACCGTGGCGATGCCGCTGGTGGCGGTGTCCACCCTGCATGCCTCCACCTTCGCGGTAGGGCTGCTCAGCGCCTGCGGCTGGCTGCCCTGGCTGCTCATCGGCCTCCCGGTGGGTGTCTGGGTGGACCGGACGCGCCGCCGCCCGCTGATGCTGGGCGCCGCCGGCCTGTCATTGGTGCTGTTCGCCGCCGTACCGGTCCTCGCCGGGTACGGCGGGCTCAGCCTCGGTCTGCTGATCGCCGTGGCCCTGCTGGCAGGTGCGGCGGCGGTGGTCTTCCAGACCGCCTACAGCGCCTATCTCCCCGGCCTGCTCGCACCGGCCGACCAGGCCGAGGGCAACGCCAAGCTGCACGGCAGCGCCTCGGCGGCGCAGATCGCGGGGCAGGGGGCGGGTGGCCTCATCGTCCAACTGGCGGGCGCCGTGCACGCATTGTCCGCCCAGGCGGCCACCTTCCTGGTATCCCTGCTGTGCCTGCTCCGCATCCGGCACCGTGAACCTCGCCCGGACCCCCGCGACCGTGCACCACGGACCCTGGTCGCGGACATCGCCGAGGGGCTGCGGCTGGTCACCGGCGATGTGTGGTTCCGCACCCTGACGCTCTTCGGTGCCGCCTCCAACCTCGCGCTCATGGGGTACCAGTCGATCGCGGCGGTCTTCCTGGTCCGCGAGGTCGGTCTGCCGCCCGGTGCGGTCGGCGGGCTGCTGGCGCTGGCCGGTACGGGCGGGATCGCGGGCGCCTTCCTGGCGCGCCGGGCCGCCGAACGGTTCGGCACGGCCCGCGCCATGCTGCTGTGCGAACTGGGCCTGTCCGGCACCGCATTGCTCATCCCCCTCGCCGCCCACGGCGCCGGGGCGCTGCTCTACGTCGCGGGCAGCTTCGGTGTCTGTGCGGGCGCGGTGGGCGGGAACACCCTCAAGGCGGGGTTCCAGCAGCGCTACTGCCCGCCGGCCCTGCTCGGCCGGCTGATCGCCGGCAGCTCCTTCCTCAACTACGGCACGCTGCCCCTGGGCGCGCTGCTCGGCGGTGCGCTCGGCTCCGCCCTCGGCCTCCGCACGGCCATGTGGATCATGACCGCGGGGGTGCCGCTGGCCGCCCTGATCCTGCTCTTCTCACCGGTCGGGGCCGTCCGCGACCTGCCGGTGCGCCGGACGGGGGACGAGGGTCGGGAGGGGCACAGGGAGGGGCACGGGGAGGAGCGCTTGGCCGAGTGCCAGGAGGAACGCCGGGAGGAGTGCCGTTCCGAGCACCGGGCCGAGCACCAAGAGGAGCCCGGAGAACGCGGCCCGGACCCGGAGGGCCGGGACGGGGCGGCGGCGCGGCGCTGA
- a CDS encoding cytochrome P450 → MHHTDSQPHPRPGPHPGPAPESEIPGPAGLPVLGSMLDLRRDSLTTFLNARRTHGDVVRLAAGPPGLRSVFHAVFAPEGVQQILASQAANFRKDHPLYEEVRQAFGNGLLTSQDSDYLRQRRLVQPLFTKRRVDSYAAAITTEAGTLAERWRTAGDNTVDLIPEMNRLALRTVARILFGLDAAAVEDTFHRCAPVINSYVVRRAYVPVKVPRDWPTPANLRVRAATDELNALCDRVIADRRAARGAATSAGEAGEAGGADERGEREVRDERNEMDEGDDLLSLLAAAGNDEDGSLDATEVREQVLIFLLAGHETTATSLAFTLHLLARHPEEQQRVREEIDRVLGGRTPSAADLDRLPYLTQALKESMRLYPAAPVISRRAVAATEIGGYRIPAGADVVVAPWVTHRSPELWEDPERFDPRRFAPEREAERHRYAWFPFGGGPRACIGQHFSMLESVLALATLLRRYELEAVDQEVPVAAGITLQATGPARVRLRPCGGAGE, encoded by the coding sequence ATGCACCACACCGACTCCCAGCCCCACCCCCGCCCCGGTCCGCACCCCGGCCCCGCACCGGAGAGCGAGATCCCCGGGCCCGCCGGTCTCCCCGTGCTCGGCTCGATGCTCGACCTGCGGCGCGACTCCCTCACCACGTTCCTCAACGCGCGGCGTACGCACGGCGATGTGGTGCGGCTGGCGGCCGGCCCGCCCGGTCTGCGCAGTGTGTTCCACGCGGTCTTCGCGCCCGAGGGCGTACAGCAGATCCTCGCCTCCCAGGCCGCCAACTTCCGCAAGGACCACCCGCTCTACGAAGAGGTGCGGCAGGCCTTCGGCAACGGCCTGCTCACCAGCCAGGACTCCGACTACCTCAGGCAGCGGCGGCTGGTGCAGCCACTGTTCACCAAGCGCCGGGTCGACAGCTACGCCGCGGCGATCACGACCGAGGCCGGCACCCTCGCCGAGCGCTGGCGCACCGCCGGGGACAACACCGTCGACCTGATCCCCGAGATGAACCGGCTGGCGCTGCGCACCGTCGCCCGGATCCTGTTCGGCCTGGACGCGGCGGCGGTCGAGGACACCTTCCACCGGTGCGCCCCGGTCATCAACTCCTATGTCGTACGGCGTGCCTACGTGCCCGTGAAGGTCCCGCGGGACTGGCCCACCCCCGCCAACCTGCGGGTCCGGGCCGCCACCGACGAGCTGAACGCCCTGTGCGACCGCGTCATCGCGGACCGGCGGGCGGCGCGCGGGGCGGCCACGTCGGCGGGCGAGGCGGGCGAGGCGGGCGGGGCGGACGAGAGGGGCGAGAGGGAGGTGAGGGACGAGAGGAACGAGATGGACGAGGGGGATGACCTGCTGTCCCTGCTGGCCGCGGCCGGCAACGACGAGGACGGCTCCCTCGACGCGACCGAGGTCCGCGAACAGGTCCTGATCTTCCTGCTGGCGGGGCACGAAACCACCGCGACCTCCCTCGCCTTCACCCTCCACCTCCTCGCCCGGCACCCCGAAGAGCAGCAAAGAGTGCGCGAGGAGATCGACCGGGTGCTGGGCGGGCGCACCCCCTCGGCCGCCGACCTGGACCGTCTGCCGTATCTGACCCAGGCGCTCAAGGAGTCCATGCGGCTGTATCCGGCGGCACCGGTCATCAGCCGCCGGGCCGTGGCCGCCACGGAGATCGGCGGATACCGCATCCCGGCCGGTGCCGATGTGGTCGTCGCGCCCTGGGTCACCCACCGCAGCCCGGAGCTGTGGGAGGACCCCGAACGCTTCGATCCGCGGCGCTTCGCACCCGAGCGTGAGGCGGAACGGCACCGCTACGCCTGGTTCCCGTTCGGCGGCGGGCCGCGCGCCTGCATCGGGCAGCACTTCTCGATGCTGGAGTCCGTGCTGGCGCTGGCCACGCTGCTGCGGAGGTACGAACTCGAAGCCGTGGACCAGGAGGTGCCGGTCGCCGCCGGGATCACCCTCCAGGCAACCGGTCCGGCCCGGGTGCGCCTGCGCCCATGCGGCGGAGCGGGGGAGTAG
- a CDS encoding response regulator transcription factor produces the protein MHPATPPSAPPPVPLHGPPRRVLVVEDDPTVAEVVTGYLSRAGYTTRHAADGFAALDGAAEFRPHLVVLDLMLPGIDGLEVCRRLRRADNGPAVPVVMLTARGEEADRILGLELGADDYVTKPFSPRELVLRIGSVLRRAESAPPAAAPSAVLRAGDLSADPGGRRADRGGRELSLTAREFDLLVFLMRHPGQVFSREELLARVWGWEFGDLSTVTVHVRRLREKIEADPAAPRLVTTVWGAGYRFDPMEDEPPPEPGPLPGGDPLS, from the coding sequence GTGCACCCCGCAACGCCGCCCTCCGCGCCCCCGCCCGTCCCGCTGCACGGGCCGCCGCGCCGTGTCCTGGTCGTCGAGGACGACCCGACCGTCGCGGAGGTCGTCACCGGCTATCTCTCCCGCGCCGGCTACACCACCCGGCACGCCGCCGACGGATTCGCCGCCCTCGACGGGGCCGCGGAGTTCCGTCCGCATCTCGTGGTGCTCGATCTGATGCTGCCCGGCATCGACGGTCTGGAGGTGTGCCGCCGGCTGCGCCGCGCCGACAACGGACCGGCGGTCCCGGTGGTGATGCTGACGGCCCGCGGCGAGGAGGCGGACCGCATCCTCGGCCTGGAGCTGGGCGCGGACGACTATGTGACCAAGCCCTTCAGTCCGCGGGAGCTGGTGCTGCGGATCGGCTCGGTGCTGCGCCGTGCGGAGTCCGCGCCGCCGGCCGCGGCACCCTCGGCCGTCCTGCGGGCCGGTGATCTCAGTGCCGACCCCGGCGGCCGGCGTGCCGACCGCGGCGGACGGGAACTCTCCCTCACCGCCCGAGAGTTCGACCTGCTGGTCTTCCTGATGCGCCACCCCGGTCAGGTCTTCTCCCGGGAGGAGCTGCTGGCCCGGGTCTGGGGCTGGGAGTTCGGCGATCTGTCCACGGTCACGGTGCATGTGCGGCGGCTGCGCGAGAAGATCGAGGCGGATCCGGCCGCGCCGCGGCTGGTGACGACGGTCTGGGGCGCGGGCTACCGCTTCGACCCCATGGAGGACGAGCCCCCGCCGGAGCCCGGGCCGCTGCCGGGAGGCGATCCGCTCTCATGA
- a CDS encoding pseudouridine synthase produces the protein MRRRSPAPPAPLPQRDGIDPVRVRLPADPDGVWGTVREHLVHRFQGAIGAQRVDAMLGAGRFVGTGGALSGAEPYEPGRYVWFHRDFAPEVPVPFEVRVVHRDERIVIADKPHFLATTPRGRHITETALARLRRELELPALQPAHRLDRLTAGLALFVVRPEDRGAYQGLFGGRRVRKEYEAVAPYDEAVALPVTVRSRIVKERGVMAAREETGAANAESRIELVERRGGLGRYRLLPATGRTHQLRVHMNGLGLPILHDPVYPVVGDPDPDDFSAPLQLLAKVLEFTDPVDGRTRRFESGRRLAAWDPAPPA, from the coding sequence GTGAGACGCAGATCCCCGGCCCCTCCTGCCCCGCTCCCCCAGCGTGACGGTATCGATCCCGTACGGGTGCGGCTGCCCGCCGATCCGGACGGGGTGTGGGGCACGGTCCGGGAGCATCTGGTGCACCGGTTCCAGGGGGCGATCGGGGCGCAGCGGGTGGACGCGATGCTGGGCGCGGGGCGGTTCGTCGGGACCGGCGGCGCGCTGAGCGGGGCGGAGCCGTACGAGCCCGGGCGGTATGTGTGGTTCCACCGGGACTTCGCGCCGGAGGTGCCGGTGCCGTTCGAGGTGCGGGTCGTCCACCGCGACGAGCGGATCGTGATCGCCGACAAGCCGCACTTCCTCGCCACGACGCCGCGCGGGCGGCACATCACCGAGACCGCGCTGGCCCGGCTGCGGCGCGAGCTGGAGCTGCCCGCGCTGCAGCCCGCGCACCGGCTCGACCGGCTGACGGCGGGGCTGGCGCTGTTCGTCGTACGGCCCGAGGACCGGGGCGCGTACCAGGGCCTGTTCGGCGGGCGGCGGGTGCGCAAGGAGTACGAGGCGGTGGCGCCGTACGACGAGGCGGTGGCGCTGCCGGTGACCGTGCGCAGCCGGATCGTGAAGGAGCGCGGGGTGATGGCCGCGCGCGAGGAGACCGGTGCGGCCAATGCGGAGAGCCGGATCGAGCTGGTGGAGCGGCGGGGCGGGCTGGGCCGGTACCGGCTGCTGCCCGCGACCGGCCGTACCCATCAGCTGCGGGTCCATATGAACGGCCTCGGGCTGCCGATCCTCCACGATCCGGTCTATCCGGTGGTCGGGGACCCGGACCCGGACGACTTCAGCGCGCCGCTCCAACTGCTGGCGAAGGTGCTGGAGTTCACCGATCCGGTGGACGGCAGGACTCGGCGTTTCGAGAGCGGGCGGCGGCTGGCGGCGTGGGACCCGGCTCCGCCGGCGTGA
- a CDS encoding HAMP domain-containing sensor histidine kinase, which produces MTDFLVIVALAALGAALAGLLAAPAVRVLRRRSVALSLFAVAVLAVAAMAAGTVAVAQAMFLSGHDLGVVMAVVAVSGVVSLAAALLFGRRIAAGSRELARSARTVGSEGGFVAPAEPPTAELAALSRALEETSGRLADARERERALDASRRDLIAGISHDLRTPLAGLRAMAEALEDGVAEDTARYHARMRVEVDRLAAMVDDLFELSRIQAGALALTLSRVSVYDLVDDALAGAGPLARAGGVRLVDGGVVPLPVQVDAQQITRVLGNLLVNAIRATPADGTVAVSARHEKGRVILAVEDGCGGIPQEDLARVFDTGWRGGYARTPRADGKGGAGLGLAIVRGIVEAHEGRATVRNTGAGCRFEVELPSAEVAVEP; this is translated from the coding sequence ATGACGGACTTCCTGGTCATCGTGGCGTTGGCGGCGCTGGGCGCGGCGCTGGCGGGCCTGCTCGCCGCGCCCGCGGTACGGGTGCTGCGGCGGCGTTCGGTCGCGCTGTCGCTGTTCGCGGTGGCGGTGCTGGCGGTGGCCGCGATGGCGGCGGGCACGGTGGCGGTCGCCCAGGCGATGTTCCTGTCCGGGCACGACCTCGGCGTGGTGATGGCCGTGGTGGCCGTCTCCGGGGTGGTGTCGCTGGCGGCCGCGCTGCTCTTCGGCCGCCGGATCGCGGCGGGCAGCCGGGAGCTGGCACGCTCGGCCCGTACGGTCGGCAGCGAGGGCGGCTTCGTGGCGCCGGCCGAGCCGCCCACCGCCGAACTGGCCGCGCTGTCCCGGGCGCTGGAGGAGACCAGCGGGCGGCTCGCCGACGCACGGGAGCGGGAGCGGGCGCTGGATGCCTCCCGGCGCGATCTGATCGCCGGGATCTCGCACGACCTGCGCACGCCGCTCGCCGGGCTGCGGGCGATGGCCGAGGCGCTGGAGGACGGGGTCGCCGAGGACACCGCGCGCTACCACGCACGGATGCGGGTCGAGGTCGACCGGCTGGCCGCCATGGTCGACGACCTCTTCGAACTCTCCCGCATCCAGGCCGGGGCGCTGGCCCTGACGCTGTCGCGGGTGTCGGTGTACGACCTGGTGGACGATGCCCTCGCCGGGGCCGGGCCGCTGGCGCGGGCCGGCGGGGTGCGGCTGGTGGACGGCGGGGTGGTACCGCTGCCGGTGCAGGTGGACGCCCAGCAGATCACCCGCGTGCTGGGCAATCTGCTGGTCAATGCGATCCGCGCGACACCGGCGGACGGCACCGTCGCGGTCAGCGCACGGCACGAGAAGGGCCGGGTGATCCTCGCCGTCGAGGACGGCTGCGGGGGCATCCCGCAGGAGGATCTGGCGCGGGTCTTCGACACCGGCTGGCGCGGCGGCTATGCCCGCACCCCGCGCGCGGACGGCAAGGGCGGCGCCGGGCTGGGCCTGGCGATCGTCCGCGGGATCGTGGAGGCCCATGAGGGCCGGGCGACGGTACGGAACACCGGGGCGGGCTGCCGCTTCGAGGTCGAACTGCCGTCGGCGGAGGTGGCGGTGGAGCCGTAG
- a CDS encoding molybdopterin-dependent oxidoreductase encodes MTKDAKRPRPAGGGEDGHGTPVGRRVVLGMLAAGAAGVAAAPFLQSAYDSTLGAAAQQDPTGLTGLLPGGGGFRYYSVTGSVPAKDARTYRLTIDGLVRHPATLSLAGLRRLPQTRLVRDVQCVTGWRVPATPFEGVRLSALLDAAGVRPEAKAVRFTCFDGTYSESLTLEQARRDDVLVALRMQDKPLAHAHGGPVRLYVGPMYFYKSAKWLSGITVTDHVQPGYWENLGYDIDAWVGRSNGRDDAPTT; translated from the coding sequence GTGACCAAGGACGCGAAGAGGCCCCGCCCGGCGGGCGGCGGCGAGGACGGGCACGGCACCCCCGTGGGCCGCCGGGTGGTGCTCGGCATGCTCGCCGCCGGTGCCGCGGGCGTCGCCGCGGCCCCCTTCCTGCAGAGCGCCTACGACAGCACCCTCGGGGCCGCCGCACAGCAGGACCCCACCGGCCTGACCGGGCTGCTCCCGGGCGGCGGCGGCTTCCGCTACTACTCCGTGACCGGCTCCGTACCGGCCAAGGACGCACGCACCTACCGCCTCACCATCGACGGCCTGGTCCGCCACCCGGCCACCCTGAGTCTCGCCGGTCTGCGCCGGCTGCCGCAGACCCGGCTCGTCCGCGATGTCCAGTGCGTCACCGGCTGGCGGGTGCCCGCCACCCCCTTCGAGGGCGTCCGCCTCTCCGCCCTCCTCGACGCCGCGGGCGTCCGCCCCGAGGCCAAGGCCGTCCGCTTCACCTGCTTCGACGGCACCTACAGCGAATCCCTCACCCTCGAACAGGCCCGCCGCGACGACGTCCTGGTCGCCCTGCGGATGCAGGACAAGCCGCTCGCCCACGCCCACGGCGGCCCGGTGCGCCTCTATGTCGGGCCCATGTACTTCTACAAGTCGGCCAAGTGGCTCTCCGGGATCACCGTCACCGACCATGTCCAGCCCGGCTACTGGGAGAACCTCGGATATGACATCGACGCCTGGGTCGGCCGGTCGAACGGACGCGACGATGCCCCGACCACCTGA
- a CDS encoding cytochrome b/b6 domain-containing protein: protein MPRPPESRTGATPARPRVPRFTPAEHRVHRATATLMAVCVLTAGCLYLPFLAELVGRRHLMVTVHEWSGILLPVPLLLGLGSRALRADLTRLNRYGPHDRQWLRAALRRRGGRPAGKFNAGQKLYAAWIAGAVLVMLGTGLLMWFTGLAPLVWRTGATFVHDWLALAVIIVIAGHVWKAYGDPESRRGLRTGSVDAQWARREHPLWVPGEGKADGDGDDGGEAGESADGAGRQDTA, encoded by the coding sequence ATGCCCCGACCACCTGAGAGCCGGACCGGGGCCACCCCGGCACGCCCCCGCGTCCCGCGCTTCACCCCCGCCGAACACCGGGTGCACCGCGCCACCGCCACCTTGATGGCCGTCTGCGTCCTCACCGCGGGCTGTCTCTACCTCCCCTTCCTCGCCGAACTCGTCGGCCGCCGCCACCTGATGGTCACCGTCCACGAGTGGTCCGGCATCCTGCTGCCCGTCCCCCTGCTGCTGGGCCTCGGCTCCCGCGCCCTGCGCGCCGACCTCACCCGCCTCAACCGCTACGGCCCGCACGACCGCCAGTGGCTGCGCGCCGCACTGCGCCGCCGAGGCGGCCGCCCGGCCGGCAAGTTCAACGCCGGGCAGAAGCTCTACGCCGCCTGGATCGCCGGTGCGGTCCTGGTGATGCTCGGCACCGGCCTGCTGATGTGGTTCACGGGTCTCGCGCCCCTGGTCTGGCGCACCGGTGCCACCTTCGTCCACGACTGGCTCGCGCTCGCCGTGATCATCGTGATCGCCGGCCATGTCTGGAAGGCGTACGGCGACCCCGAGTCACGCCGCGGTCTGCGCACCGGCTCCGTCGACGCACAGTGGGCACGGCGCGAGCATCCGTTGTGGGTGCCCGGGGAGGGGAAGGCGGACGGAGACGGGGACGACGGCGGGGAAGCGGGGGAGAGTGCGGACGGAGCCGGGCGCCAGGACACGGCCTAG
- a CDS encoding ABC-F family ATP-binding cassette domain-containing protein, whose product MPPTSASSAALVCTGLGFSWPDGSPVLENLQLAVGPGRTGLIGSNGAGKSTLLKLIAGELSPTAGSVKVAGEVGYLPQHASLDTHLRVDEALGIAAARAALHAIEGGDPSEEHFTAIGDDWDVEERARATLDQLGLPGLDLDRTIGEVSGGEGVLLRLAALLLRRPDVLLLDEPTNNLDGPARRRLYDAVTGWSGVLVVVSHDRELLELVDRIADLRDGEVHWYGGNFSAYEHALAVEQEAAERTVRAAEADVQRQKRELADAQIKLARRVRYGNKMNANKREPKIVMNERKREAQVSAGKHRILHTERLKEARERLDEAAEAVRDDDEIRIDLPHTAVPPGRTVLTLHALRTRFGARAELEVRGPERIALTGRNGSGKTTLLRTLAGEILPQEGTAEAHVPYRFLPQRLDVLDPELTVAENVARFAPDATNNRIRARLARFLFKGARADQQAGTLSGGERFRASLAALMLAEPAPQLLMLDEPTNNLDLASVRRLVTALDSYEGALLVVSHDQAFLRDIGITRRLALEDGELTDIAPL is encoded by the coding sequence ATGCCACCCACCTCCGCGTCGTCCGCGGCCCTCGTCTGCACCGGCCTCGGCTTCAGCTGGCCCGACGGCAGCCCCGTCCTGGAAAACCTCCAACTGGCCGTCGGCCCCGGCCGTACGGGCCTCATCGGCTCCAACGGGGCCGGAAAGTCCACCCTGTTGAAGCTGATCGCAGGCGAACTCTCCCCGACCGCCGGCAGCGTCAAAGTCGCCGGCGAGGTGGGCTACCTCCCGCAGCACGCTTCGCTCGACACACACCTGCGGGTCGACGAAGCGCTCGGCATCGCCGCCGCGCGCGCCGCCCTCCACGCCATCGAGGGCGGCGACCCGAGCGAGGAGCACTTCACCGCCATCGGCGACGACTGGGACGTCGAAGAACGGGCCCGCGCCACCCTCGACCAGCTCGGGCTGCCCGGCCTCGACCTCGACCGCACCATCGGCGAGGTGTCCGGCGGTGAGGGGGTCCTGCTGCGGCTGGCGGCCCTGCTGCTGCGCCGTCCCGACGTCCTGCTGCTCGACGAGCCCACCAACAACCTGGACGGGCCGGCCCGGCGGCGGCTGTACGACGCGGTCACCGGCTGGTCCGGTGTGCTCGTCGTGGTCAGTCACGACCGTGAACTCCTCGAACTCGTCGACCGGATCGCCGACCTGCGCGACGGGGAGGTCCACTGGTACGGCGGCAACTTCAGCGCCTACGAACACGCCCTGGCCGTCGAACAGGAAGCGGCCGAGCGGACGGTGCGGGCCGCCGAGGCGGACGTCCAGCGCCAGAAACGCGAACTGGCCGACGCCCAGATCAAATTGGCACGCAGGGTGCGCTACGGCAACAAGATGAACGCCAACAAGCGCGAGCCGAAGATCGTCATGAACGAGCGCAAGAGGGAGGCCCAGGTATCCGCGGGCAAGCACCGCATCCTGCACACCGAACGACTCAAGGAGGCCAGAGAGCGCCTGGACGAGGCGGCCGAGGCGGTCAGGGACGACGACGAGATCCGTATCGACCTGCCGCACACCGCCGTGCCGCCGGGCCGCACGGTGCTCACCCTGCACGCCTTGCGCACCCGTTTCGGCGCCCGGGCCGAGCTGGAGGTACGCGGCCCCGAACGCATCGCGCTGACCGGCCGCAACGGCTCCGGCAAGACCACCCTGCTGCGGACCCTCGCCGGCGAGATCCTCCCGCAGGAAGGGACGGCCGAAGCCCATGTCCCCTACCGCTTCCTGCCGCAGCGGCTGGACGTCCTCGACCCCGAGCTGACCGTGGCCGAGAACGTCGCCCGCTTCGCGCCGGACGCCACCAACAACCGCATCCGGGCCCGGCTCGCCCGCTTCCTGTTCAAGGGCGCCCGCGCCGACCAGCAGGCCGGCACGCTCTCCGGCGGCGAACGCTTCCGCGCCTCGCTCGCCGCGCTGATGCTGGCCGAGCCGGCCCCGCAGCTGCTGATGCTCGACGAGCCGACCAACAACCTCGACCTTGCGTCGGTCCGCCGGCTGGTCACGGCCCTGGATTCCTACGAGGGCGCGCTTCTCGTCGTCAGCCACGATCAGGCGTTCCTCCGGGACATCGGCATCACGCGCCGGCTCGCCCTGGAGGACGGTGAACTGACCGATATCGCACCGCTGTAG
- a CDS encoding helix-turn-helix domain-containing protein, which yields MDARSLRGVAHPLRMRILELLRLDGPDTATGLGRRLGENTGTVSWHLRHLAEHGFIEEETGRGTKRERWWRAVRVAHRLDTTEFRDDPDTRGALALYVHEIVQQHFNRVVSYLAEDWAPEWRDAGTLSQWHDLRLTPQQLAALNEELEQVVARHRAAAHSGSGEGTPEGTSESAPEGTREGIPEEQPIVVQLQAFPRKERDER from the coding sequence ATGGACGCCCGCAGTCTGCGCGGGGTCGCCCACCCCCTGCGGATGCGCATCCTGGAGCTGCTACGGCTCGACGGGCCGGACACCGCCACCGGGCTCGGGCGCCGTCTCGGCGAGAACACCGGTACGGTCAGCTGGCATCTGCGGCACCTCGCCGAACACGGCTTCATCGAGGAGGAGACCGGCCGCGGCACCAAGCGCGAGCGCTGGTGGCGGGCGGTCCGGGTCGCCCACCGGCTCGACACCACCGAATTCCGCGACGATCCGGACACCCGTGGCGCGCTGGCGCTCTATGTGCACGAAATCGTCCAGCAGCACTTCAACCGGGTCGTCAGCTACCTCGCCGAGGACTGGGCCCCGGAATGGCGGGACGCCGGCACTCTCTCCCAGTGGCACGATCTGCGCTTGACGCCCCAACAACTCGCCGCACTGAATGAAGAGTTGGAGCAGGTCGTCGCACGGCACCGGGCGGCGGCGCACAGTGGATCCGGCGAGGGAACCCCCGAGGGCACATCCGAGAGCGCCCCTGAGGGCACCCGCGAGGGCATCCCCGAGGAACAGCCCATCGTCGTCCAGTTGCAGGCCTTCCCGCGCAAGGAGCGTGACGAGCGGTGA
- a CDS encoding HAD family hydrolase translates to MLIFDADDTLWENNVVFERVIDEFLDWMTLPGLDRAGVRAVLDGIEAANAVTLGYGSKVFLHSLGECVARLRGRAATDEETARISGWAAAFDRDHVELILGVAETLAELARRHDLLLLTKGDTEEQRRKVANSALAGYFRGVHIVAEKNTATYEELTRSYDLEPSSAWMIGNSPKSDILPARSAGLNAVFIPHDHTWVLEHDELDATDEKVLRLSAFGELLRHF, encoded by the coding sequence ATGCTGATTTTCGATGCGGATGACACGTTGTGGGAGAACAACGTGGTCTTCGAGCGGGTCATCGACGAGTTCCTGGACTGGATGACCCTTCCCGGGCTCGACCGGGCCGGGGTGCGGGCCGTGCTCGACGGGATCGAGGCGGCGAACGCGGTGACCCTCGGATACGGCAGCAAGGTGTTCCTGCACAGCCTCGGGGAGTGCGTGGCGCGGCTGCGGGGCCGGGCCGCGACGGACGAGGAGACGGCGCGGATCTCCGGATGGGCCGCGGCCTTCGACCGGGACCACGTGGAGCTGATCCTCGGGGTGGCCGAGACCCTTGCCGAACTGGCCCGGCGGCACGATCTGCTGCTGCTGACGAAGGGCGACACCGAGGAGCAGCGGCGGAAGGTGGCGAACTCCGCGCTGGCCGGGTACTTCCGGGGCGTCCACATCGTGGCGGAGAAGAACACCGCCACGTATGAGGAGCTGACCCGCTCCTACGACCTGGAGCCGAGCTCGGCGTGGATGATCGGGAACTCCCCCAAGTCGGACATCCTGCCGGCCCGTTCCGCGGGCCTGAACGCGGTGTTCATCCCGCACGACCACACCTGGGTCCTGGAGCACGACGAGCTCGACGCCACCGACGAGAAGGTGCTGCGGCTGTCGGCGTTCGGTGAACTGCTGCGGCACTTCTGA
- a CDS encoding NUDIX domain-containing protein, which produces MTVVGPKVSCVFVCHDGAGRVLPARRSTGARDEPGTWDCGAGALEFGESFETAVAREVYEEYGVRPLAIEQIGVRNVLRGDPVDSHWVAVVFAVRVEPDEVTIGEPHKFDALAWCALQELPVPLHSQCGETLELFGTGAGARRAGRPRG; this is translated from the coding sequence ATGACGGTGGTGGGACCCAAGGTGTCCTGTGTCTTCGTGTGCCATGACGGCGCCGGGCGGGTGTTGCCGGCCCGGCGGAGCACGGGGGCCAGGGACGAGCCGGGGACCTGGGACTGCGGCGCCGGGGCGCTGGAGTTCGGTGAGTCCTTCGAGACGGCCGTGGCACGGGAGGTGTACGAGGAGTACGGCGTGCGGCCGCTCGCCATCGAGCAGATCGGGGTGCGCAATGTGCTGCGCGGTGACCCGGTCGACTCGCACTGGGTCGCGGTGGTCTTCGCCGTACGGGTGGAACCGGACGAGGTGACGATCGGCGAGCCGCACAAGTTCGATGCGCTCGCCTGGTGCGCTCTTCAGGAGCTGCCGGTGCCGCTGCATTCGCAGTGCGGGGAGACCCTGGAGCTGTTCGGCACGGGGGCCGGCGCGCGGCGGGCCGGCCGGCCGCGGGGCTGA